The following proteins come from a genomic window of Nitrospirota bacterium:
- a CDS encoding metallophosphoesterase, giving the protein MKTVKNTVLIAAVADIHYTKTSQGSLQKVFTQVTDSADIFLLCGDITDTGMPDEARVLAKDLTSYVKVPIIAVLGNHDHESGRSAEVEAILRDAGVTLLDGTACEFNGIGFVGVKGFAGGFTNRMLQPWGEEIIKHFVQAAIDDALRLDSALAKLHTTERIALLHYSPIRATVEGEHPEIFPFLGSSRFEEPLNRYQVTAAFHGHAHAGSLEGRTRGDIPVYNVAMPLLHRSFPDRPPFKLIEVQAGERTSGSSASVSCQSLT; this is encoded by the coding sequence GTGAAGACAGTAAAAAACACCGTACTCATCGCGGCAGTCGCCGACATCCACTACACCAAGACATCCCAGGGGTCGCTCCAGAAGGTCTTTACCCAGGTCACCGACAGCGCCGATATCTTCCTGCTCTGCGGTGATATCACCGACACCGGCATGCCGGACGAAGCGCGTGTCCTGGCGAAGGACCTCACCTCGTACGTAAAAGTCCCGATCATCGCCGTGCTCGGCAATCACGATCACGAGAGCGGCAGGAGCGCCGAAGTCGAAGCGATACTCCGCGACGCCGGGGTGACGCTGCTCGACGGCACCGCCTGCGAGTTCAACGGCATCGGGTTCGTGGGGGTCAAGGGATTTGCCGGGGGCTTTACCAACAGGATGCTGCAGCCCTGGGGAGAAGAGATCATCAAGCACTTTGTCCAGGCGGCGATCGACGATGCGCTCAGGCTCGATTCCGCGCTGGCGAAGCTGCATACCACGGAACGGATCGCGCTGCTCCACTACTCCCCGATCCGTGCGACCGTAGAGGGAGAGCACCCCGAAATATTTCCCTTCCTCGGTTCGAGCCGCTTCGAGGAGCCGCTCAACCGGTACCAGGTGACCGCAGCGTTCCACGGCCATGCGCACGCAGGGAGTCTCGAGGGACGCACGCGGGGAGATATCCCGGTCTACAATGTAGCGATGCCGCTGCTGCACCGCTCCTTCCCCGACCGGCCGCCCTTCAAATTGATCGAGGTACAGGCAGGCGAGCGCACGTCGGGGTCAAGTGCTTCGGTCTCGTGCCAGAGCCTGACCTGA